In Romeriopsis navalis LEGE 11480, the following proteins share a genomic window:
- a CDS encoding Asr1405/Asl0597 family protein: MELNHSRPQLEMNLESPVMAQSDYWIEVEGIDRWVMHRRLQELGLTCKCQCGAPLQVRIDSPQDVLLCWSVMRSAVFQAGDRLAFAAGLEDCWNLEAAQSSM, encoded by the coding sequence ATGGAATTGAATCACTCGCGCCCCCAGCTTGAAATGAATCTTGAATCGCCTGTCATGGCGCAATCGGATTATTGGATCGAAGTGGAAGGTATCGATCGCTGGGTGATGCATCGGCGACTCCAAGAGCTGGGTCTGACTTGTAAATGCCAATGTGGTGCGCCATTGCAAGTCCGGATTGATTCGCCGCAGGATGTCTTGCTCTGTTGGAGCGTGATGCGATCGGCGGTATTCCAGGCGGGCGATCGATTAGCCTTTGCGGCTGGTTTGGAAGACTGCTGGAATCTAGAAGCCGCACAATCCTCGATGTAA